A stretch of Panthera tigris isolate Pti1 chromosome E2, P.tigris_Pti1_mat1.1, whole genome shotgun sequence DNA encodes these proteins:
- the CDH3 gene encoding cadherin-3 isoform X2: protein MGLPNGFLASLLLRLLLLLQAQVCWLPRVASEPCRAGFGEAEVTLESGGAELEPGQAPKRVIFVDCPGQESALLSTDGDFAVLNGRTVQERKPLKISPSNRILRRRKREWVVPPISVSENGKGPFPQKLNQLKSNKDRGTKIFYSITGPGADSPPEGVFTIEKETGWLLLNKPLDREKIAKYELFGHAVSENGASVEDPMNISIIVTDQNDHKPKFTQDVFRGSVLEGVLPGTSVMQVTATDEDDAINTYNGVVAYSIHSQEPKDPHDLMFTVHRSTGTISVISSGLDRERVPEYTLTIQATDMDGDGSTTTAVAIVEILDANDNAPVFDPQKYEAQVPENVVGHEVQRLTVTDLDAPNSPAWHATYRILEGDDGDHFTITTHPESNQGILTTRKGLDFEAKNQHTLYVEVTNEAPFVVKLPTSTATIVVHVEDVNEAPVFVPPSKVIEVQEGISVGESVCTYTAQDPDKGNQKISYHILRDPAGWLAMDPDSGQVTATGVLDREDERFVKNNVYEVMVLATDDGSPPTTGTGTLLLTLMDINDHGPVPEPRQITICNQSPVPQVLNITDKDLSPHTSPFQAQLTHDSDIYWTAEVNEKGNTVALSLKKFLKQDTYNVHLSLSDHGNKEQLTVIRATVCDCHGHVETCPKPWKGGFLLPVLGAVLALLLLLLVLLLLVRKKRKVKEPLLLPEDDTRDNVFYYGEEGGGEEDQDYDITQLHRGLEARPEVVLRNDVAPSFIPTPMYRPRPANPDEIGNFIIENLKAANTDPTAPPYDSLLVFDYEGSGSDAASLSSLTSSASDQDQDYDYLNEWGSRFKKLADMYGGGQDD, encoded by the exons TGATTTTCGTGGACTGCCCTGGGCAAGAGTCAGCCCTGCTTAGCACTGATGGTGACTTCGCTGTGCTGAATGGTAGAACAGTCCAG GAGAGGAAACCATTGAAGATCTCCCCATCCAACCGTATCTTACGAAGACGCAAGAGAGAATGGGTGGTTCCACCGATATCCGTCTCTGAGAATGGCAAGGGTCCCTTCCCCCAGAAGCTCAATCAG CTCAAATCTAATAAGGACAGAGGCACCAAGATTTTCTACAGCATCACAGGCCCTGGAGCAGACAGCCCCCCTGAGGGTGTCTTCAccatagagaaggaaacaggctgGTTGTTGTTGAATAAGCCGCTGGACCGGGAGAAGATTGCGAAGTATGAG CTCTTTGGCCACGCTGTATCAGAGAACGGTGCCTCAGTGGAAGACCCCATGAACATCTCCATCATTGTAACTGACCAGAACGACCACAAGCCCAAGTTCACCCAGGATGTTTTCAGAGGGAGCGTCTTGGAAGGGGTACTACCCG GCACTTCTGTGATGCAGGTGACAGCCACAGATGAGGACGATGCCATCAACACCTACAATGGGGTGGTTGCTTACTCTATCCATAGCCAAGAGCCAAAGGACCCACATGACCTCATGTTCACCGTCCACCGGAGCACGGGTACCATCAGCGTCATCTCCAGTGGCCTGGACCGGGAG AGAGTCCCTGAGTACACACTGACCATCCAGGCTACAGACATGGATGGAGATGGTTCTACCACCACAGCAGTGGCCATAGTGGAAATCCTCGATGCCAATGACAATGCTCCTGTGTTTGATCCTCAGAAG TACGAGGCCCAAGTGCCTGAGAACGTGGTGGGGCACGAGGTGCAGAGGCTGACGGTGACTGATCTGGATGCCCCCAACTCACCCGCGTGGCACGCCACCTACCGCATCTTGGAAGGTGACGATGGGGACCATTTTACCATCACCACCCACCCCGAGAGCAACCAGGGCATTCTGACAACCAGGAAG gGCTTGGACTTCGAGGCCAAAAACCAACACACCCTGTACGTTGAAGTGACCAATGAGGCTCCCTTTGTGGTGAAGCTCCCAACCTCCACGGCCACCATAGTAGTTCATGTGGAGGATGTGAATGAGGCACCTGTGTTTGTCCCACCCTCCAAAGTCATCGAGGTCCAGGAGGGCATCTCTGTCGGGGAGTCTGTCTGCACCTACACTGCGCAGGACCCTGACAAGGGAAATCAGAAGATCAG CTACCACATCCTCAGAGACCCAGCAGGGTGGCTAGCAATGGACCCAGACAGTGGACAGGTCACTGCCACGGGGGTTTTAGACCGTGAGGATGAACGGTTTGTGAAGAACAATGTCTATGAAGTCATGGTCTTGGCCACAGATGATG GGAGCCCTCCCACCACTGGCACTGGGACCCTCCTGCTAACACTTATGGACATCAACGACCATGGCCCGGTCCCTGAGCCCCGACAGATCACTATCTGCAACCAAAGCCCTGTACCCCAAGTGCTGAACATCACGGACAAGGACCTgtccccccacacctcccctttCCAGGCCCAGCTCACACATGACTCGGATATCTACTGGACAGCAGAGGTCAATGAGAAAG GAAACACAGTGGCCCTGTCCTTGAAGAAGTTCCTGAAGCAAGACACATACAATGTGCACCTTTCTCTATCTGACCATGGCAACAAGGAACAGCTCACAGTGATCAGGGCCACGGTGTGTGACTGCCACGGCCATGTGGAGACCTGCCCCAAACCCTGGAAGGGGGGCTTCCTCCTCCCGGTCCTGGGGGCTGTCCTGGCTCTGCTGC TTCTCCTGCTGGTCCTCCTCCTGttggtgaggaagaagaggaaggtcaAGGAGCCCCTTCTGCTCCCAGAAGATGACACCCGTGACAATGTCTTCTACTATGGCGAAGAGGGAGGTGGTGAGGAGGACCAG GACTATGACATCACCCAACTCCACCGTGGTCTGGAGGCCCGGCCTGAGGTCGTTCTCCGCAATGATGTGGCACCGTCCTTCATCCCCACACCCATGTACCGTCCACGTCCAGCCAACCCAGATGAGATTGGGAACTTCATCATCGAG AACCTTAAGGCGGCAAACACGGACCCCACAGCCCCGCCCTACGACTCCCTGCTGGTGTTTGACTACGAGGGCAGCGGCTCTGATGCCGCATCCCTGAGCTCCCTCACCTCCTCAGCCTCTGACCAGGACCAAGACTATGACTATCTGAACGAGTGGGGCAGTCGCTTCAAGAAGCTGGCAGACATGTATGGTGGTGGCCAGGACGACTAG
- the CDH3 gene encoding cadherin-3 isoform X1 translates to MGMQKPGMPVTRPPSFPLFLQAQVCWLPRVASEPCRAGFGEAEVTLESGGAELEPGQAPKRVIFVDCPGQESALLSTDGDFAVLNGRTVQERKPLKISPSNRILRRRKREWVVPPISVSENGKGPFPQKLNQLKSNKDRGTKIFYSITGPGADSPPEGVFTIEKETGWLLLNKPLDREKIAKYELFGHAVSENGASVEDPMNISIIVTDQNDHKPKFTQDVFRGSVLEGVLPGTSVMQVTATDEDDAINTYNGVVAYSIHSQEPKDPHDLMFTVHRSTGTISVISSGLDRERVPEYTLTIQATDMDGDGSTTTAVAIVEILDANDNAPVFDPQKYEAQVPENVVGHEVQRLTVTDLDAPNSPAWHATYRILEGDDGDHFTITTHPESNQGILTTRKGLDFEAKNQHTLYVEVTNEAPFVVKLPTSTATIVVHVEDVNEAPVFVPPSKVIEVQEGISVGESVCTYTAQDPDKGNQKISYHILRDPAGWLAMDPDSGQVTATGVLDREDERFVKNNVYEVMVLATDDGSPPTTGTGTLLLTLMDINDHGPVPEPRQITICNQSPVPQVLNITDKDLSPHTSPFQAQLTHDSDIYWTAEVNEKGNTVALSLKKFLKQDTYNVHLSLSDHGNKEQLTVIRATVCDCHGHVETCPKPWKGGFLLPVLGAVLALLLLLLVLLLLVRKKRKVKEPLLLPEDDTRDNVFYYGEEGGGEEDQDYDITQLHRGLEARPEVVLRNDVAPSFIPTPMYRPRPANPDEIGNFIIENLKAANTDPTAPPYDSLLVFDYEGSGSDAASLSSLTSSASDQDQDYDYLNEWGSRFKKLADMYGGGQDD, encoded by the exons TGATTTTCGTGGACTGCCCTGGGCAAGAGTCAGCCCTGCTTAGCACTGATGGTGACTTCGCTGTGCTGAATGGTAGAACAGTCCAG GAGAGGAAACCATTGAAGATCTCCCCATCCAACCGTATCTTACGAAGACGCAAGAGAGAATGGGTGGTTCCACCGATATCCGTCTCTGAGAATGGCAAGGGTCCCTTCCCCCAGAAGCTCAATCAG CTCAAATCTAATAAGGACAGAGGCACCAAGATTTTCTACAGCATCACAGGCCCTGGAGCAGACAGCCCCCCTGAGGGTGTCTTCAccatagagaaggaaacaggctgGTTGTTGTTGAATAAGCCGCTGGACCGGGAGAAGATTGCGAAGTATGAG CTCTTTGGCCACGCTGTATCAGAGAACGGTGCCTCAGTGGAAGACCCCATGAACATCTCCATCATTGTAACTGACCAGAACGACCACAAGCCCAAGTTCACCCAGGATGTTTTCAGAGGGAGCGTCTTGGAAGGGGTACTACCCG GCACTTCTGTGATGCAGGTGACAGCCACAGATGAGGACGATGCCATCAACACCTACAATGGGGTGGTTGCTTACTCTATCCATAGCCAAGAGCCAAAGGACCCACATGACCTCATGTTCACCGTCCACCGGAGCACGGGTACCATCAGCGTCATCTCCAGTGGCCTGGACCGGGAG AGAGTCCCTGAGTACACACTGACCATCCAGGCTACAGACATGGATGGAGATGGTTCTACCACCACAGCAGTGGCCATAGTGGAAATCCTCGATGCCAATGACAATGCTCCTGTGTTTGATCCTCAGAAG TACGAGGCCCAAGTGCCTGAGAACGTGGTGGGGCACGAGGTGCAGAGGCTGACGGTGACTGATCTGGATGCCCCCAACTCACCCGCGTGGCACGCCACCTACCGCATCTTGGAAGGTGACGATGGGGACCATTTTACCATCACCACCCACCCCGAGAGCAACCAGGGCATTCTGACAACCAGGAAG gGCTTGGACTTCGAGGCCAAAAACCAACACACCCTGTACGTTGAAGTGACCAATGAGGCTCCCTTTGTGGTGAAGCTCCCAACCTCCACGGCCACCATAGTAGTTCATGTGGAGGATGTGAATGAGGCACCTGTGTTTGTCCCACCCTCCAAAGTCATCGAGGTCCAGGAGGGCATCTCTGTCGGGGAGTCTGTCTGCACCTACACTGCGCAGGACCCTGACAAGGGAAATCAGAAGATCAG CTACCACATCCTCAGAGACCCAGCAGGGTGGCTAGCAATGGACCCAGACAGTGGACAGGTCACTGCCACGGGGGTTTTAGACCGTGAGGATGAACGGTTTGTGAAGAACAATGTCTATGAAGTCATGGTCTTGGCCACAGATGATG GGAGCCCTCCCACCACTGGCACTGGGACCCTCCTGCTAACACTTATGGACATCAACGACCATGGCCCGGTCCCTGAGCCCCGACAGATCACTATCTGCAACCAAAGCCCTGTACCCCAAGTGCTGAACATCACGGACAAGGACCTgtccccccacacctcccctttCCAGGCCCAGCTCACACATGACTCGGATATCTACTGGACAGCAGAGGTCAATGAGAAAG GAAACACAGTGGCCCTGTCCTTGAAGAAGTTCCTGAAGCAAGACACATACAATGTGCACCTTTCTCTATCTGACCATGGCAACAAGGAACAGCTCACAGTGATCAGGGCCACGGTGTGTGACTGCCACGGCCATGTGGAGACCTGCCCCAAACCCTGGAAGGGGGGCTTCCTCCTCCCGGTCCTGGGGGCTGTCCTGGCTCTGCTGC TTCTCCTGCTGGTCCTCCTCCTGttggtgaggaagaagaggaaggtcaAGGAGCCCCTTCTGCTCCCAGAAGATGACACCCGTGACAATGTCTTCTACTATGGCGAAGAGGGAGGTGGTGAGGAGGACCAG GACTATGACATCACCCAACTCCACCGTGGTCTGGAGGCCCGGCCTGAGGTCGTTCTCCGCAATGATGTGGCACCGTCCTTCATCCCCACACCCATGTACCGTCCACGTCCAGCCAACCCAGATGAGATTGGGAACTTCATCATCGAG AACCTTAAGGCGGCAAACACGGACCCCACAGCCCCGCCCTACGACTCCCTGCTGGTGTTTGACTACGAGGGCAGCGGCTCTGATGCCGCATCCCTGAGCTCCCTCACCTCCTCAGCCTCTGACCAGGACCAAGACTATGACTATCTGAACGAGTGGGGCAGTCGCTTCAAGAAGCTGGCAGACATGTATGGTGGTGGCCAGGACGACTAG